Part of the Phycodurus eques isolate BA_2022a chromosome 3, UOR_Pequ_1.1, whole genome shotgun sequence genome, aaaaaaaacaacaacaacaagtgaGTCTGAGAAGATAGAAAAACAGCTCAAATATAATATGGTTGTGAGAGTGCAGTTGTAAACATAGTGTAAAGCATACAGAACGGAGACAGGTAAACCCACTAAAATGTTCACAGACAGTTTGCATTAGCCCAGAAGTAGCCTGCTTACTAATGTAACGtaaccacaacaaaaaaaagtcagcacgccacaattgtttttgccACAACGTTATTGAAGGAATTGaagaatattttcatttattttcagtcCCAATGGAACTTTTGGTTAAACCCTGGTGTAGGTCTTTGCCCAACTCAGTGCTGTTGTAGTTTTTCACTATAAATATTGCTTGATCGATCTTGTTGCCTTCATTCCACCGACAACTTTAAGGTATATTGGTAGATATCTCTGAGGGTGTaaatttggtgctgatccaaattaggatttttCGGTCTCTCTATGGAGTTCCGTGTCTGGCCAAGGCTGCGGTGTCAAATAGGAAAACATAATGTCAGTCTTAATAGGGGTTCACGGTTCACAGTGGACTCACTGATTGTCTCGTGTTTTTATTTCTCTGATAAAATGATGTGCAATCGCAACGCTGTAGTGAAGTTGTGGGAGATGCGAAGCAGTGGGAAGCGTTCCGAAGCCATTCAGACGCTATTGTCCTCCTGAACCACCTTTAACCGCTCTCGCTTGTTGTTGTGCAGCTTTGACGACTTTTGCTCCCATACCATGCCTCTCGAGAGTCGGTCAGAAGAATATATTATTCAGATTGTTGGTTAACATAAAACAACCCTCGTGTAAGCTTCTCTGAGCGTACTTCTGACAATGAGTCAAAAGCGACCTCGTTCTCCCTTCAATTTGATGTCACACTGCTGGAGGAGTTGCATGACAATTCCGCCGTTTAAGCTACTGGGAATTTCAGCTGAGCCACAAGCacatcattgttgttgttgttgtccactGGCAGGGCGGCCGAAAGCACGAGGGGTCCACAAAATGCAATCAAAACAGATGACTACTTGCAAAAAGTCCCAATTAGCAAAATCTCAGAACAGGAAGCAGAAGGGGACACCTGTGTAGAGGCAGCTTCAGGTGCCAGCTGGCACAGGGGAGGACTTTCGGCATCTCAGCGGTTGGAGGCATGCGTGGGAAGTCACGGGAGCTCTTCTCAATCTACTTTTCCCATTTTGGCGATGAGCTCGTCACAGATCTTAGTGAGCTCCTCAATCTCTTGATTCTGTTGCACAAACAGGAAGGAATGACAATGTGTTCGTTAGACAGAAAGTAATCGTTTGGGCCTGCTTGCCTTCTGCTGCAGGGCTTGTTCCAGAGACTCGTTCTTCATTTGCTCCTTCCTCAGGCTGGCGGTCAGCGCCAAGCTCTCGGAGCTCGCCTTTGTGCGCACCTGAGCAATCTCCTCGTTGGCCCTGATCGGGGTGGACCGCGAAAAAGGGAAATTGTCATTTTTTCACAGCGGCATCTCAAACCTGTTAATGGCACATTACATTTCAGGCATTTCATTACTTGTCGAGCTTTTCCTCTGCATGGACTTTGAGTGTCTGGTATCTCTGTTCCTCCTGCTTGACTCTGGCCAGATATTCCTGAGCACATTTCTTCAGGACCTCTTCATTCTGTGGAGAAATgacaattatacatttatttgctCAAGGGTTCCCTCCATCGCTCGCCGTTCTTTATCTGCTGTGCGGAGAAACGAAGCCCTCCGTTCCAACGGAAACCCGAGCCCATGTAATTTTTTACTTTGCTTCAAGGAACAAATGATTCATTGCTACTTCTCGAGAAACAGAATTCCCGGGACACGGATTTGCGGCGTGACACATGGGGAAAAACCGCTCTGCCAACCAGAGGTGTAGTGCGGGTTGCCAGCCGGTGGCAAAAATATTTTCGGCAGCAGTGAGGCAAACATAGATATGCTGGGATAGGAGATATGAAGAGAATGGACAAATGTGTGCATTTACTTTCTTAAAGCCTTCCAGggttttcttcatgttttcatAGCGCCGAAAAATGTCAGACAATGAGCGTTCCACTGAGTTGAGGTCTGTCAGGGCGGCCTCCTTCTCCATGGTTACGGCATGCAAAGCCTTCTGGGAGCTCAGGCTGTTTCTCTGCTCGTCCTCTGAGAGACGTGCACAGTGGAGAAATAATGGATAACAGCGAAGGCAGGAAATATTAATAACAAGCAATGAACaagaaaatattcaaaacataaaaacatggaAATACACAAGCACATTATTCCCACAGGCAAGCCATAAAATACAAGTGGAAAATAACCACTTGGTTTAGGGTAATAATATGCATATGTTACTCACCAATCATCTGAGAAATTGTCTTCTCATATTCTGAGACAATCTTCCTGTAAAAGCACCAAAACATTATCTGTCTGCCATTTGCGTGTCTGCCTGTCTTGCCTGTCGTCATCTTCACCTCATCTCATTAAGTTCCTGTCTGCCGTCGTCACACTTCCTCTTCCAGTCGTTCACTTCCGCCTCTTTAGtgatgatctaaaaaaaaaaaaaaaaaaaaaaaaaagctgtgatcAGACGTGGAACGTGCACGCAGAGAAGAAAATGTCATCAATTTATAAATGGATTCAAGTTTGTACCTCCTCTCTGATTAGCGTTAGAACGGCCTTTTTCTCCTCCTCATTGATGCAGATGGAGTCCAGGACCTTGCTTCCCGTTTTCTGCATGGCACTTCCTTCCGATTTCTTCTTCCACTTACTCGGATCTTCATTGTGCTGCAAGAGGCGGAGGAAAAGCAAACAGTTGCTTAAGTCAGCGTATCCACATACAGTACCTAAACATACTGTAGCGTGTGGAACACCCTTTTGAATACATatgaatagagagagagagagagtagacTCGTTTCAAGGGCCATTATTTGGATAAGTGAGCGCatgaacagcaaaaaaaaaaaaaaaagaccaaagacAAAGGATTTAAATTTCTTGGACAAATGACTTTTTACTGTAAACAAAACTTGTCTCTTCAAACATTTCTGCTTCTCTCCAAACCTTGTTCACCTCTCGGCCCttgtcctccccccccccccccccacaccatgCCGCCTCTGCCCTTCCTTAGATTATAAAAGGCCCGTTCTAATCTCCCCGATGATAATCATAATCCATCTGTCACCTGAGCAGAGTTATGGGGATATGCCATTgctatcaataataataaaatacatttaccaaaagaaagaaaccCCCATCTACTTTAGTGCCCTCTAAATAGTCAATGATCAAATGTTCATGGATTACTGTAGGCTACATTACAAtagatttttctggttgtaaaaatgtaatgtagGACTTACATACATGTGCTAATGATTTGTACAAAATACAATGCAGTGTAATTAACAGAAAACTGGCATTCATGAATAATTTAGAAATACTTTCTATGGCCCATAACCCCAAGTCTATTTTGAAGTACTTTGAAATGACGGTTACAAAATATATAGGACATGTAAAGTGTGGCCATCTTGTGCGGCAGTACTCACTTGTATTTGAATGTTTAGGAACACCAAGCTTATCTTTGGTGCtaaggtcatgtgactttcgaCTAAATTCTGAAAGAAATCAAACGGAATAAGATAGGTGCCGTTCTTCTCACCAGTGCGGAGATGTCTGGCTCTTCTGGTGTGGAAGTCACATGGCAGACTTGGACTGGAAGAGATCAATTCACTTTAGGGACGAATAAACTAGAGCTTTGCAAAAGTGGGACCTGTAATGAAACATAATCCTAACACAATGGTCATGAAGGTGGATCTACTACAAGCTGTTGACTGTATTTCCATGACTTAAtatgtgcattaaaaaaaattttataccGAACTTATGTAACTTATATTTGGGTTTCTTGAAAAGTGAAGGTTTTTCCTGATCGTCCAAAGGGATCCTTTGCCGTGTTATCTTCCGAGTGAATACGTTTACATGGCAAGACACGGATTGTTTGTCTTGTCAAGCAGATAAGCCCCGACTGCGCTGTACAGTCACAGCGCACATGACTAACAGTGTGTTACTGCAACACAACACGGCAGCCGCAGTTAATCATTTATGTTGGATGTATGTGTGACAGTAAGGACTAATGACCTTCTCACTGTCCTGGATTGATCGACCGATTGTTTGCCCCAGAAGGCTACGGTGGGGGTGGGCGCGGGGGGGTGGGGAAGGAAGTTGAAGCATGTTGACTAAACTTTAACAGCTATCTGATGCTGGGACAATACGGGTGTAATAACTGAGCTATTTACCAGTGTGTCCGTACAAAAGTACTGGGACTACTTACTGGTCATAACACCTACAGAATGGATTGATTCATTTGCTCACTGCTTTGGTCCTTGTCTGCTTTGACACACGAGCTGCTGGCCAACTTCTCCTCATCAGTAGCGTGGCCCATCATCCTTCATCAAGAGGAAATCCCATcagtaatacaaaaataatacaacctCGTGATGTTGCTACTACTAAGCACAGCCATCCTCACCTGACCGCTGAGGTCCTTCTGCGTCGGCCGCTCCGGCTTTACTTTACACGAGTTACTGAACATGaacagagaggggaaaaaagctgAGTGACATGTGAGAAAGGAGAACATCATTTGGTAGGATCGCATGGAGGTTGACAGGAGACAGCAATTTTTCAGATGTTATGTGCACGGCTGACAATGCtcattaataataaaagaacGCATTGTCTGAATATTTGATGGACTGGCGAGTCCATTACAAACATATACTTATGTTTAGGTTcagtaaatacaaaaacaaaagaaaatgtgaaataaaaagtgGACACGTTCTTACATTTCGTAAAGATAGGATAGGAGAAGAAATTCTCATTGTTGAACTCGAGGTCAGCGTTCCAATTTCCGACAATATTTTTCATTACCACTTATGTTAATATCAACTGATAAATATTCACAACTGTAACATCATACAATTATATACCTGACTTACATTACCCGAGGCTTAGAGCAGGCATTCCGCTTTTAACACTTAAATATTTTCTATAATTGTAATAAAAGTCGGATTAGATTGTACTGTAGAATGGCTCCCTCTTGTGGTGTGATTGTGCTGTGTACATCTCAAACTTTTAACCTATCATATTATTATTGCATTGTCGTCTTGTTTTGCACGCGCATACCATCACGCAGAATTATGACactattttaaagctttattaTTCGGTGGGgtgatttgatatatatatttttttgcctgaGCACAACATAATCACAGCACAAGAGGGAGACAATCTACACCTTAACTGCCAAGCACCAGTATATTTAATGTGTTCATATTCACAATTATATCAATCATGTCAATATGATGATACAATCCTTATTAATCAATCATCAATCATTTTTTAATCCTCCTGGAGCGTATTTGGTTGCAGTTCTACATAGAGCATCCAATACTGTGTTACTACCACAAACCTACAGGACACGTCATTAGATACACCGACACAAAATCTGCTTTTACATAAATAATGCACTTTCCAGAAAGTTATCAGTTGACATTTTTTGCGGTTGTACATTAGAACTGTAATGCATCATACTGactaatgtttttaatattgagCCACAATCACAAAGGCCGAactctttttaaatgaaactattgcactactagtcactcgTGATGGTTCACTCGCATGACTTGCATGGCGGTGGTAGCACGGCTCCTGTTCCCACTCAGTGgtgctgtgaatgtgagtgtggactGTTCGTGTTTCgctgtgtgccctgtgattgacaggcgaccaatccagggagTAGGCTGCCTTtcgcaaagtcagctgggatagactccagttcCCCACAACTCTCAACGGGATAAGCGGCATTCAAATTGGACGGCTACTGTATTAGTTCTTGTTTGATAGTGCAGGAAGTGTCCAACCAGTGAGCTGGTGGACCTGGCAGCCATTCAGAGATACgcaaaaagcaaacacacacttttGATGTGCTCAGGTTCACTGCGCACAATAGCGCGCATTCACTGTTGTTCCCAGCAGCCTTTGGAGACAAAGCTGTGTTTGTTCAGCTTGAAAATGTGAGTCACAGTCCAGCTGGAGGAGTCTACAGTAACTGCACGTTAGTACAATGTGAACATTTCTATTTCTTTACTCACGTGATAATGCTGTTGCTGACCACACTTCCCTCCGGGTAGCAGGCCGCTTTTGCACAATCAGAGTTCACGTTGCCGTTTAGCAAGTCGTGATGCACGGCGAGGTCATGGCTGGATAAGAGGTTCGAGTCTGGGCTCGGGTTGCAGATCGCGGGCGCCTCATCGTCCACCTCTGAAGGATCCGGTGTGCTTAGCGGGGAGTGGACTGGCAGAGACGGAGGTCGTTGTGGTTGAGATGCAGCGTTTGACTGCGATGAGGCCTTGGGTGTTAGAGTCAGATTGAGGTTCTGGTTAAGACCGAAGCTGCTGCTGTTGTCGGATGAGCCAGTCAGGTTGTTGAGGGCGTCAACTTCATCCTGGTTGGAATTCTTGTGGACAAATTGGTCTATAATATCAGCAAAGGGAGAAAAACAGCTCTTATATAACATGTTATACACTCACTGTCCACTTCATTAGGAATACCTTGACTGAACTGGagaagatccaatacaagagctgcattaaaatgttgcatttaaaatccagtaTGCTGTTTTTGTATGCTGTGTTATACTCTATATTTGAAATctataatacaaataaactcagtaaaaaaaattaatcagcaTTTCCAAAGATACACACAGAAGTCATGGAAGTGCCGTTTGCTGcggtgtacaactgcactgcatcatagtgAGAGCTGTTTCCAATATTCAGGTACAATTGTTATATGACTACCTCTCTTGACAGTTTCGATCAAAACTGAGCGTTATTAATTTAAGCCTTTTCCACTGGATCTGCTTTGCAGATGTTCCCAATGTTATGGCCATTGAGTCGAAATCCATAAACATCCTCGTCCACTGGCTATTACACTTTTATTTGTCA contains:
- the LOC133399806 gene encoding LOW QUALITY PROTEIN: transforming acidic coiled-coil-containing protein 1-like (The sequence of the model RefSeq protein was modified relative to this genomic sequence to represent the inferred CDS: inserted 2 bases in 1 codon), which encodes MSWLSPVQWAKWTWSAVTGGSGDDGRSNDNSDSEGTFETPEAESPGVVKMLSQLDNSSGADQFVHKNSNQDEVDALNNLTGSSDNSSSFGLNQNLNLTLTPKASSQSNAASQPQRPPSLPVHSPLSTPDPSEVDDEAPAICNPSPDSNLLSSHDLAVHHDLLNGNVNSDCAKAACYPEGSVVSNSIITNSCKVKPERPTQKDLSGQDDXGHATDEEKLASSSCVKADKDQSIQVCHVTSTPEEPDISALHNEDPSKWKKKSEGSAMQKTGSKVLDSICINEEEKKAVLTLIREEIITKEAEVNDWKRKCDDGRQELNEMRKIVSEYEKTISQMIEDEQRNSLSSQKALHAVTMEKEAALTDLNSVERSLSDIFRRYENMKKTLEGFKKNEEVLKKCAQEYLARVKQEEQRYQTLKVHAEEKLDKANEEIAQVRTKASSESLALTASLRKEQMKNESLEQALQQKNQEIEELTKICDELIAKMGKVD